The following are encoded in a window of Aromatoleum petrolei genomic DNA:
- the mreC gene encoding rod shape-determining protein MreC — translation MSLAGHPSPPIFKQGPTPLVRLLVLVSICLAMLVADLKFRYLEVVRQALSVATWPLQMAAAAPADFVRNAAVYFATLVEVQKDNSALRGRELEAAQRLLRFEQLEEENRRLRGLLDMGASVAAKSVAAEILYDAPDPFDRKVILNRGSQQGVEAGMAVVNEQGMIGQVTRVYPVQAEVTLITDKDQAVPVQVARNGLRGVLAGAGQGRLELRFTLSGADVRVGDRLVTSGLDGLFLAGLPVADVVSVDRDAQTFAVIVCEPVAGVERTTQVLLLGRAESPPPRPAPEPEPGPSKGRKG, via the coding sequence ATGTCCCTCGCCGGTCATCCGTCGCCACCCATCTTCAAGCAGGGACCCACGCCGCTCGTGCGGCTGCTGGTGCTCGTCTCCATCTGCCTGGCGATGCTGGTCGCCGACCTGAAGTTCCGTTACCTCGAAGTGGTGCGCCAGGCGCTGTCGGTGGCGACCTGGCCGCTGCAGATGGCCGCGGCGGCGCCGGCCGATTTCGTGCGCAACGCCGCGGTGTATTTCGCGACGTTGGTCGAGGTGCAGAAGGACAACTCCGCGCTGCGCGGCCGCGAGCTGGAAGCGGCGCAGCGCCTGCTGCGCTTCGAGCAGCTGGAGGAGGAGAATCGCCGCCTGCGCGGGCTCCTCGACATGGGGGCTTCGGTGGCGGCGAAGAGCGTGGCCGCCGAGATTCTCTACGATGCGCCGGACCCCTTCGACCGCAAGGTGATCCTCAACCGCGGCAGCCAGCAGGGCGTCGAGGCCGGCATGGCGGTCGTCAACGAGCAGGGCATGATCGGCCAGGTCACGCGGGTGTATCCGGTGCAGGCGGAGGTCACGCTGATCACGGACAAGGACCAGGCAGTGCCGGTGCAGGTCGCGAGGAACGGCTTGCGCGGCGTGCTCGCCGGGGCGGGACAGGGGCGCCTGGAACTGCGCTTTACCTTGTCGGGCGCGGACGTGCGCGTGGGCGACCGGCTCGTGACCTCGGGCCTCGACGGCCTCTTCCTCGCCGGCCTGCCGGTCGCCGACGTCGTGAGCGTGGATCGCGACGCGCAGACCTTCGCGGTGATCGTGTGCGAGCCGGTCGCCGGCGTCGAGCGCACGACCCAGGTGTTGCTGCTCGGACGTGCCGAGTCGCCGCCGCCGCGTCCTGCGCCGGAGCCGGAACCCGGGCCGAGCAAGGGTCGCAAGGGTTAA
- a CDS encoding septal ring lytic transglycosylase RlpA family protein, which yields MPTHTLPARPSACKLLFAGLIAAMLALAGCSTTPYVDSTAATPPQPAPGTSAVVQKRGGGYYKDDGPGDNPPANLDDIPDAQPRAEPLHRFANRPYNVFGEDYVPAKAVMPFRQLGRASWYGKRFHGKPTSSGEPYDMYSMTAAHPTLPIPSYARITHRASGRSVVVRINDRGPFHKGRIMDLSYAAAHRLGYVNVGSAEVEVEAIVPDGVELVATENPVPPMPGRRPVALVPPTPAPPEPPVQLAMAEPSTLTDATRGIFLQLGAFSTAASAEGFRGMVRDAFAEHAERLAVLADGKRFRLHLGPFGSVEEAKREAERIARELKFRPFVVTR from the coding sequence ATGCCGACGCATACCCTGCCAGCCCGCCCGTCCGCGTGCAAGCTGCTGTTCGCGGGCCTGATTGCCGCCATGCTGGCGCTGGCCGGTTGCAGCACGACGCCCTACGTCGACAGCACCGCCGCCACGCCACCCCAGCCAGCGCCAGGCACGAGCGCGGTCGTGCAGAAGCGCGGCGGCGGCTACTACAAGGACGACGGCCCGGGCGACAATCCGCCGGCCAACCTCGACGACATCCCCGATGCGCAGCCGCGCGCCGAGCCGCTGCACCGCTTCGCCAACCGCCCGTACAACGTGTTCGGCGAGGACTATGTGCCGGCGAAGGCCGTGATGCCTTTCCGCCAGCTTGGCCGCGCCAGCTGGTACGGCAAGCGCTTCCACGGCAAGCCCACCTCCAGCGGCGAGCCCTACGACATGTACTCGATGACCGCCGCCCACCCGACGCTGCCGATCCCGAGCTACGCGCGCATCACGCACCGCGCGAGCGGGCGCTCGGTGGTGGTGCGCATCAACGACCGTGGGCCTTTCCACAAGGGCCGCATCATGGATCTCTCCTATGCCGCCGCACATCGCCTGGGCTATGTGAACGTGGGCAGCGCCGAGGTCGAGGTCGAGGCCATCGTGCCCGACGGGGTCGAGCTGGTCGCCACCGAAAATCCGGTCCCGCCGATGCCCGGCCGCCGTCCGGTGGCGCTCGTGCCACCGACGCCGGCGCCGCCGGAGCCGCCGGTGCAGCTCGCGATGGCCGAACCGTCCACGCTCACGGATGCGACGCGCGGCATCTTCCTGCAGCTCGGCGCATTTTCCACCGCCGCGAGTGCCGAAGGTTTTCGCGGCATGGTGCGCGATGCCTTCGCCGAGCATGCCGAGCGGCTCGCCGTCCTCGCCGACGGCAAGCGCTTCCGCTTGCACCTGGGGCCCTTCGGATCGGTCGAGGAGGCAAAGCGCGAGGCGGAGCGCATCGCGCGCGAGCTGAAGTTCCGCCCCTTCGTCGTTACGCGTTGA
- the mreD gene encoding rod shape-determining protein MreD, which translates to MQPTHRSSRILLPAKTWFAWLSLLVALALSYIPTGLTPGVPDWVALVLAFWSIREPLRVGMGAGFLFGVLVDIGHGAAMGQHALAYVVLCYLATSVSRRVLWFGPTQQALQMFPLLLLAQVIMVVVRLVAGAEFPGWWYFLSSLTSAALWVPLNYLLLLPQYQPVDRDDNRPI; encoded by the coding sequence ATGCAGCCGACCCACCGCTCCAGTCGCATCCTGCTGCCTGCCAAGACCTGGTTCGCCTGGCTGAGCCTGCTGGTCGCGCTCGCGCTGAGCTACATCCCGACCGGACTGACCCCCGGCGTCCCCGACTGGGTCGCGCTGGTGCTGGCATTCTGGTCGATCCGCGAGCCGCTGCGTGTCGGCATGGGGGCGGGATTCCTGTTCGGTGTGCTGGTCGATATCGGACACGGCGCCGCGATGGGCCAGCATGCGCTCGCCTACGTGGTGCTGTGCTATCTCGCGACTTCGGTGTCGCGGCGCGTGCTGTGGTTCGGGCCGACGCAGCAGGCGCTGCAGATGTTCCCGCTGCTGCTGCTCGCGCAGGTGATCATGGTCGTGGTGCGCCTCGTCGCCGGCGCCGAGTTCCCCGGTTGGTGGTACTTCCTGTCGAGCCTCACGAGCGCGGCGCTGTGGGTGCCGCTGAACTACCTGTTGCTGCTGCCGCAGTACCAGCCGGTGGATCGGGACGACAACCGGCCGATCTGA
- a CDS encoding D-alanyl-D-alanine carboxypeptidase family protein: MRFLVALLFAVVSFAVSAQNVPPPTLAARAWLLMDQATGQVLAAREPDARIEPASLTKLMTAYLTFAALKSGSITLQQTVPVSEKAWRMEGSRMFIQPDKPVTVEELVQGMIIQSGNDACVALAELIAGSEESFAHLMNREAQRLGMKNTSFMNSSGLPDPNHYTTARDLSLLASAISRDFPEYYRYYSQKEYTYNKITQPNRNRLLWLDPTVDGLKTGHTAAAGYCLIASALRGPRRLVSVVLGTDSDTIRAQESLKLLNYGFQFFDTAKLYSANQELSRFRVWKGAQNELPVGFLNDFVISLPKGQAEKIQSQLTSQQPVVAPLQKGQQVGTLQLTLDGQPIGEYPVVALQDVPVAGFFGRLWDTIVMWIKSL, translated from the coding sequence ATGCGCTTCCTCGTTGCCCTGCTGTTTGCCGTCGTCTCCTTCGCTGTTTCCGCCCAGAACGTCCCGCCTCCCACGCTCGCCGCGCGCGCCTGGCTCCTGATGGACCAGGCCACCGGCCAGGTGCTCGCCGCACGCGAGCCCGACGCGCGCATCGAGCCCGCGTCGCTGACCAAGCTGATGACCGCCTATCTCACCTTCGCGGCGCTCAAGAGCGGCAGCATCACGCTGCAGCAGACCGTGCCGGTGTCCGAGAAGGCCTGGCGCATGGAAGGTTCGCGCATGTTCATCCAGCCCGACAAGCCGGTCACGGTCGAGGAGCTGGTGCAAGGGATGATCATCCAGTCCGGCAACGACGCCTGCGTCGCGCTCGCCGAACTGATCGCCGGCAGCGAGGAGTCCTTCGCCCACCTGATGAACCGCGAGGCGCAGCGCCTGGGCATGAAGAACACCAGCTTCATGAACTCCTCGGGCCTGCCCGACCCTAACCACTACACCACTGCGCGCGACCTGTCGCTGCTCGCGTCGGCGATCTCGCGCGACTTCCCCGAGTACTATCGCTACTACTCGCAGAAGGAATACACCTACAACAAGATCACGCAGCCCAACCGCAACCGGCTGCTGTGGCTGGACCCGACCGTCGACGGCCTCAAGACCGGCCACACCGCGGCGGCCGGCTACTGCCTGATCGCGTCCGCCCTGCGCGGCCCGCGACGCCTCGTGTCGGTGGTGCTGGGCACCGATTCCGACACCATCCGCGCGCAGGAATCGCTCAAGCTGTTGAACTACGGCTTCCAGTTCTTCGACACCGCCAAGCTGTACTCAGCGAACCAGGAGCTGTCGCGCTTCCGCGTGTGGAAGGGCGCGCAGAACGAGCTGCCGGTCGGCTTCCTCAACGATTTCGTGATCTCCCTGCCCAAGGGTCAGGCCGAGAAGATCCAGAGCCAGCTCACCAGCCAGCAGCCGGTGGTCGCGCCGCTGCAGAAGGGCCAGCAGGTCGGCACGCTGCAGCTCACGCTCGACGGCCAGCCGATCGGCGAATATCCGGTCGTCGCGCTGCAGGACGTTCCCGTCGCCGGCTTCTTCGGCCGCCTGTGGGATACCATCGTGATGTGGATCAAGAGCCTGTAA
- the mrdA gene encoding penicillin-binding protein 2, with protein sequence MMEFRTPDEELGRFRRRVLIAGIFIAVCFGLLVARFWFLQVVRYDYYHTRAEDNRIALLPIVPGRGSITDRNGVPIARNYAAYTLEITPSRVRDLEATIDGLAEIVEIDARDRRRFRKLLEESKNFESVPIRTRLTEEEVARVIARRYQFPGVEVQARLFRDYPQGELASHVIGYIGRINQRDRERIEESGDDANYRGSEYIGKSGLEQSYEAELHGITGAEQVEVNAGGRAVRQLARTPGVAGNDLELTLDIEMQKVAEAAFGKRRGALVAIEPTTGGVLALVSKPGYDPNLFVDGISTEDWKSLNESPDHPLVNRAIFSAYPPGSTFKPFMAMAGLSAGKRTITQTIPDPGYFMFGGHRFMDDKIGGHGMVDLPKSIVVSCNTYYYQLANDLGIDGIANFMRPFGFGSRTGIDVPGEAEGVLPTPEWKRKRFRKKEHQKWFGGETISVGIGQGYNAYTPLQMANAVAALVNDGKLFRPHVVRHVVSPVTGERRVVEPEPIRTIPFKPEHAAAVRQAMVDVNKVGTGARAFAGAPYSAGGKTGTAQVFSLRGQRYVEGRVSERLRDHSWFIAYAPADKPTIALAVLVENGGFGAQSAAPIARQVIDYHLLGKRRDQPAGEDVDAAGEGDEHAGHPHAGAHAAAVEPAQPQAGGQDGEPRSE encoded by the coding sequence ATGATGGAATTCCGTACCCCCGACGAGGAACTGGGGCGCTTCCGCCGCCGCGTCCTGATCGCGGGCATTTTCATTGCCGTGTGCTTCGGCCTGCTGGTGGCGCGCTTCTGGTTCCTGCAGGTCGTGCGCTACGACTACTACCACACCCGCGCCGAGGACAACCGCATCGCGCTGCTGCCCATCGTGCCGGGGCGCGGTTCGATCACGGACCGCAACGGTGTGCCGATCGCGCGCAACTATGCTGCCTACACGCTGGAGATCACGCCCTCGCGCGTGCGCGACCTCGAGGCGACGATAGACGGGCTGGCGGAGATCGTCGAGATCGACGCGCGCGACCGTCGCCGCTTTCGGAAGCTGCTGGAAGAGAGCAAGAATTTCGAGAGCGTGCCGATCCGCACGCGCCTGACCGAGGAGGAAGTGGCGCGCGTGATCGCACGGCGCTACCAGTTCCCCGGCGTCGAGGTGCAGGCGCGCCTGTTCCGCGACTACCCGCAGGGCGAGCTCGCGTCGCACGTGATCGGCTACATCGGCCGCATCAACCAGCGCGACCGCGAACGCATCGAGGAGTCCGGCGACGACGCGAACTACCGCGGCTCAGAATACATTGGCAAGAGCGGCCTGGAGCAGAGCTACGAGGCCGAGCTGCACGGCATCACCGGCGCCGAGCAGGTGGAGGTGAATGCCGGCGGGCGCGCCGTGCGCCAGTTGGCGCGCACGCCGGGGGTGGCCGGCAATGATCTGGAGCTGACACTCGACATCGAGATGCAGAAGGTCGCCGAGGCGGCCTTCGGCAAGCGTCGCGGCGCGCTGGTCGCGATAGAGCCGACGACGGGGGGCGTGCTCGCGCTGGTCTCCAAACCGGGGTATGACCCCAACCTGTTCGTCGACGGCATCTCGACCGAGGATTGGAAGTCACTCAACGAATCGCCCGACCATCCGCTGGTGAATCGTGCCATCTTCAGCGCCTATCCGCCCGGCTCGACCTTCAAGCCCTTCATGGCGATGGCGGGTCTGTCGGCGGGCAAGCGCACGATCACGCAGACGATTCCCGATCCGGGCTACTTCATGTTCGGCGGCCACCGCTTCATGGACGACAAGATCGGCGGCCACGGCATGGTCGATCTGCCGAAATCCATCGTCGTGTCGTGCAACACCTACTACTACCAGCTCGCCAACGACCTGGGCATCGACGGCATCGCGAACTTCATGCGTCCGTTCGGCTTCGGTTCGCGCACCGGCATCGACGTGCCCGGAGAGGCCGAGGGCGTGCTGCCGACGCCGGAATGGAAGAGGAAGCGCTTCCGCAAGAAGGAACACCAGAAATGGTTCGGCGGCGAGACCATCTCGGTGGGCATCGGCCAGGGCTACAACGCCTACACGCCGCTGCAGATGGCGAATGCGGTGGCGGCGCTGGTCAATGATGGGAAGCTGTTCCGGCCGCACGTCGTACGCCATGTCGTGAGCCCCGTGACGGGCGAGCGCCGCGTCGTCGAGCCCGAACCGATCCGCACCATCCCCTTCAAGCCCGAACATGCGGCCGCGGTGCGTCAGGCGATGGTGGACGTGAACAAGGTCGGCACCGGCGCGCGCGCCTTTGCCGGTGCGCCCTACTCGGCCGGCGGCAAGACCGGCACGGCGCAGGTCTTCTCGCTTCGCGGCCAGCGCTACGTGGAAGGCCGCGTCAGCGAGCGCCTGCGCGACCATTCCTGGTTCATCGCCTACGCGCCGGCCGACAAGCCGACCATCGCGCTCGCGGTACTGGTCGAGAACGGCGGTTTCGGTGCGCAGTCGGCGGCACCGATCGCGCGCCAGGTGATCGACTATCATCTCCTCGGCAAGCGCCGCGACCAGCCGGCGGGTGAGGATGTCGACGCGGCCGGCGAGGGTGACGAACATGCCGGGCACCCGCACGCCGGCGCACATGCCGCGGCCGTGGAACCGGCGCAGCCGCAGGCAGGCGGACAAGACGGGGAGCCTCGTTCAGAATGA
- the rodA gene encoding rod shape-determining protein RodA produces the protein MTDTRFHPRELLLGFLRPIDPPLLLLLALLLGYAFVLMMSASPERIPSLQVNTLVALAAMWVTARVPAQRLLSLALPLYVVGVLLLVAVDLFGETSKGATRWLDIGVTRIQPSEIMKIAMPLMLAWYFQQREGQIGLREFIVAGLLLVVPVGLIMVQPDLGTSLLVTAAGIYVIYFAGLSWKLLVPVVAIGVIGIGAIVGFGDQICQPGVDWPGLREYQKHRVCTLLDPTQDPLGKGFHIIQSTIAIGSGGVLGKGWMDGTQTHLAFLPERHTDFIFSVLAEEFGLIGIVVLLAIYVLLLLRGFYIAAMAPTLATRLLGGAITMIFFTYAFVNMGMVSGILPVVGVPLPFISYGGTALVTLCLGIGILMSIQRSRVLAQA, from the coding sequence ATGACCGACACGCGATTTCATCCGCGCGAGCTGCTGCTCGGCTTCCTGCGTCCGATCGATCCGCCGCTGCTCCTGCTGCTCGCCTTGCTCCTCGGCTACGCTTTCGTCCTCATGATGAGCGCCTCGCCGGAGCGCATCCCCTCCCTGCAGGTGAACACGCTCGTCGCACTGGCTGCGATGTGGGTGACGGCGCGCGTGCCGGCGCAGCGCCTGCTGAGCCTCGCGCTGCCGCTGTACGTGGTCGGCGTGCTGCTGCTCGTCGCGGTGGATCTCTTCGGCGAGACCTCGAAAGGCGCGACGCGCTGGCTCGACATCGGCGTCACGCGCATCCAGCCGTCCGAGATCATGAAGATCGCGATGCCGCTGATGCTGGCGTGGTACTTCCAGCAGCGCGAGGGCCAGATCGGCCTGCGCGAGTTCATCGTTGCGGGCCTGCTGCTGGTCGTGCCGGTCGGACTGATCATGGTGCAGCCCGACTTGGGCACCAGCCTGCTGGTGACCGCAGCGGGCATCTATGTCATCTACTTCGCCGGCCTGTCGTGGAAACTGCTGGTGCCCGTCGTCGCGATCGGCGTCATCGGCATCGGCGCGATCGTCGGCTTCGGTGACCAGATCTGCCAGCCGGGCGTCGATTGGCCGGGCCTGCGCGAATATCAGAAGCACCGCGTATGCACCCTGCTCGACCCGACGCAGGATCCGCTCGGCAAGGGCTTCCACATCATCCAATCGACCATCGCCATCGGTTCGGGCGGCGTGCTCGGCAAGGGCTGGATGGACGGCACGCAGACGCACCTCGCCTTCCTGCCTGAGCGCCACACGGACTTCATCTTTTCGGTGCTGGCCGAGGAGTTCGGCCTCATCGGCATCGTCGTGCTGCTGGCGATCTACGTGCTGCTGCTGCTGCGCGGCTTCTACATCGCCGCGATGGCGCCGACGCTCGCGACGCGCCTGCTCGGCGGCGCGATCACGATGATCTTCTTCACCTATGCTTTCGTTAACATGGGCATGGTCAGCGGTATCCTGCCGGTCGTGGGCGTGCCGCTGCCCTTCATCAGCTACGGCGGAACCGCGCTCGTCACGCTGTGTCTCGGCATCGGGATACTGATGAGCATCCAGCGCAGCCGCGTGCTCGCGCAGGCGTGA